A segment of the Candidatus Cloacimonadota bacterium genome:
ATTTTTGAATCCTCGCGAGGCAAGGACACATCAATAGTAATACCTTCACCAAAAAATACCTTAAGCACTCCGAAAGATTTACCAACATCTGAAATTTTACCAAATTGTTTTACAATTTTTTCAACTTCTTGAGGCTGTAATTTATATACTTCCAGATCAAAATCTTTTGATACCTGTCCTAAAACCATATCTCTTACACATCCGCCAACAAGAAAAGCCCTACCACCAGCTTCTTTAACAGCACTTGCAATTTCCAAAGCCGTTTTATAGGCATTTATATGGTTTTTTGAACCAAGTTTTTTTATCTTATAAATATATTCGGTTCTATTAAAAAATATCATTTAGGCCTTGTAATAACCATTTCCTTTGATTTCACCTGAAAGCCCAAATTCTTAGCTAACTTAATTGATGGAATATTTGATGAAGCCACCCAATAAATTGGTATCTTATTATTTTTAACGCACCATTCAACAGTTTTTGCTACAACTGCTTTGCCATAACCTCGTTGTCTGTATTTCGGATGAGTAACAACTACAATATTCGCACCATTAAAATCAATATCAGAAATTACAGCACGCGAAGCAAGTTCATTATTTTCAAAAATTGTAAAAAAACAACCATCCTGGATAATTCTTTTTCTTTTCTGCCATTGTTTTTCTTTATATTTTCTTCCTCTCGTGCCAAGCAATTTCAAATACTCATCTTTATCAGATATTGTCATTACCTTATCAAAATGTGGCGGATATCTGAATTGGTCTTCATTGACAGTTAACCTATACATTCGTCTTATAGAATAGTTTTCAAGATAATCAGCAAAGAAATCGTCAATTGCCATCAGAAAATTATTATCATCTATGTTTGTAATTTCTACTTTCTCTATATATTTACAAAATTCTGTATAAAATTTTGGAGATATTGAAAAAACCATTTTGTTATCAATTTTGGAGACAATTAAATTGTTAATAAATACGAGATTTAATGGTTTATCCCTTTGTGGACAGGGAAAAATAGTTATATTATTTTTCAAATCATCTTCATTTATACATAAATAATTGTTATAGTAGGCATCGTATTTGTTCATCTCTTTCATTGGCATTTTCCCTCATTTAATAAATCCCCTCTAATAAGAGGGGTGCCCTTTAGGGCGGGGTGTGTTACATAACCCATATTATTCATATCCTCAAAGAAACCTGATAAACACGATTCTTTTTAATGTTAAATTTTTTAGAAACTTTCTTCACTGCTTCACTTTTAGAAAGTCCATTAACAATTTTTTCTCTTAATAATTTCTCAATTTCAGAATTAGAGATTTCTTTTTCTCCAGCACCTTCAAGCAAAATTACAAATTCACCTTTCAAAATTTTTTCATCCAATTGAACTAATACTTCTTTGATAGAACCGCGGAAAAAGGTTTCATAGATTTTTGTTAATTCTTTCGCAACTACAATTTGACGATTACCAAAAACTTCTAAAAATGCATTTAGTGTTTGTTTCACTCTTTTCGGTGATTCATAGAAAATCATAGTTTCTTTTCTTGAAATCAGGTCTTGTAAAAACTCAATTTGTTTGCTCTTTGTTTTTGGAACAAATCCCCAGAAAGAGAATGAATTAGTTGAAAGTCCTGATGCAGAGAGTGCAGTAATAACTGCGGAAGGCCCAGGAATAGGAATGACTGGAATACTATTTTTGATGCATTCCTTAAGAATAACTTCTGATGGGTCAGAAATGCCAGGTGTACCTGCATCAGAAACTACTGCAACACTTTTGCCAGATTTTAATTGCCCAATGAGAAACTCTGCCTTTTGCTTTTCATTAAATTTATGATAGCTTGTGAGTGGAGTTGAAATTTCGTATTGCTTGAGTAAAACCGAGGAAGTTCTGGTGTCTTCCGCTGCAATAAGGTCAACTTCTCTCAAAATTCTTACTGCCCTGAAAGTAATATCTTCCAGATTGCCAATTGGTGTAGCAACAAGATATAGTATTCCTTCTTTCATAATTAGTATAATCAAATAAAAAAACATAAAAGCGAGAATATATAAGGATTAGGTCCTAATCATTCTCGCTTTATGCAAGTTTTCACAATAAGGAAAACTATAAAATTAATGTGTTTCTTTATACTTTCTCAATACTCCAATGGCATAATCAATATCATATTCAGTATGGTCAGCAGAAATCTGGAATCTTATTTCCTCATCACCTTTGGGAACAACTGGAAAGTTCAAACCGGTTGCTAATATTCCATTTTCAGTCAGATATTTAACAAGATCGGATGTTTTTTGTGTATCTCTAACCATTAGAGGCACGATTGGATGGTCACTTTCTATAATTTCATAACCCAGGTCTACCAGTCCTTTTTCAAAGCGTTTCGTTAGTTTTCGTAGGTATTCAAGAAGTTCAAGTCCTCTTTCGCTATCAAGGATTTCCAGTGCTTTCATTGCGGCGCAGGCTTCTGAAACTGTAATTGGATTTGAATAGATATAGAAAGGAGCCGTCTCTCGCAGATAGTTGATAATAGTGGAAGATGTCACAACATAACCTCCATTTACTCCGAGAGCCTTTCCGAGTGTGGCAACAATAATGTCTATACCTTTAGCATTTGTATATTCTTCTGTTCCTCTGCCAGTTTTACCCAAAGCCCCAACACCGTGGGAATCGTCAACAATAGTAATTATACTTTCTTCAAATTTTGCATCATATTTCTTTGCAATATTTGAAATTTTATCCAGCGGAGCATTGTCCCCTCTCATACTGAAAATTCCATCAGTAACAATAATAACTCGTTTTCCGTTGCGGATATTGTTTTTCACTTTGGTTTCAAGGTCAACCACATCCAGATGCTTGTAGATCTCTTTTATTTTGGGTCTGGAAAGACGGATAGCATTGATTATACAATTGTGATTTAGTGCATCACTTATTACAATAGTTTCCTTGGTTATCAGTGGTGATAATATCCCCATAACAGTAGAGTAAGCAGAGCTAAATATCATTGCCGCTTCTCTATTATGGAATTTAGCTAATTTCTTTTCTAATTCAATATGCGGTTTATAAGTACCGCTAATAAATCGGACAGCTCCTGGACCTGCTCCGTATTCTTTTGAGGCTTTTTCTTCCGCTTCAATCACTTCTTTTCTTAGTGGCATACCAAGATAAGCATTAGAATTCATCTTAAGAAATTCTTTATCTCCTTCGCCTTCAATATAGTAGCGAGGTCCTTTTTCGCCTTCTGGTGGTTTAATACCAGTTATTACCATTTCTTTACCTTTTGCAGTGCCTTTGGTTATTAGCTCTTCCACTGCAATTTTTAACACCTTATCTAATCTTTCTAATGGCATTTTTCCTCCTGTAAATAGCCACGAAATTACCC
Coding sequences within it:
- the rsmI gene encoding 16S rRNA (cytidine(1402)-2'-O)-methyltransferase, with amino-acid sequence MKEGILYLVATPIGNLEDITFRAVRILREVDLIAAEDTRTSSVLLKQYEISTPLTSYHKFNEKQKAEFLIGQLKSGKSVAVVSDAGTPGISDPSEVILKECIKNSIPVIPIPGPSAVITALSASGLSTNSFSFWGFVPKTKSKQIEFLQDLISRKETMIFYESPKRVKQTLNAFLEVFGNRQIVVAKELTKIYETFFRGSIKEVLVQLDEKILKGEFVILLEGAGEKEISNSEIEKLLREKIVNGLSKSEAVKKVSKKFNIKKNRVYQVSLRI
- a CDS encoding GNAT family N-acetyltransferase; translated protein: MPMKEMNKYDAYYNNYLCINEDDLKNNITIFPCPQRDKPLNLVFINNLIVSKIDNKMVFSISPKFYTEFCKYIEKVEITNIDDNNFLMAIDDFFADYLENYSIRRMYRLTVNEDQFRYPPHFDKVMTISDKDEYLKLLGTRGRKYKEKQWQKRKRIIQDGCFFTIFENNELASRAVISDIDFNGANIVVVTHPKYRQRGYGKAVVAKTVEWCVKNNKIPIYWVASSNIPSIKLAKNLGFQVKSKEMVITRPK
- a CDS encoding aminotransferase class I/II-fold pyridoxal phosphate-dependent enzyme, translating into MPLERLDKVLKIAVEELITKGTAKGKEMVITGIKPPEGEKGPRYYIEGEGDKEFLKMNSNAYLGMPLRKEVIEAEEKASKEYGAGPGAVRFISGTYKPHIELEKKLAKFHNREAAMIFSSAYSTVMGILSPLITKETIVISDALNHNCIINAIRLSRPKIKEIYKHLDVVDLETKVKNNIRNGKRVIIVTDGIFSMRGDNAPLDKISNIAKKYDAKFEESIITIVDDSHGVGALGKTGRGTEEYTNAKGIDIIVATLGKALGVNGGYVVTSSTIINYLRETAPFYIYSNPITVSEACAAMKALEILDSERGLELLEYLRKLTKRFEKGLVDLGYEIIESDHPIVPLMVRDTQKTSDLVKYLTENGILATGLNFPVVPKGDEEIRFQISADHTEYDIDYAIGVLRKYKETH